From the Cololabis saira isolate AMF1-May2022 chromosome 13, fColSai1.1, whole genome shotgun sequence genome, the window TGAGTCACTTGCATGTGGATAAGACAGTCCTCATTTCTGAAGAGCTGCTTCCAGTCCAGCTGAAAAGATGTATTAttatgaatcaaaaaaaaagaaaaaatctgcaTCCAAATCTGAATTAAACATAGAAACTCCTGGACGAGTGAAGAGGACGGAGGAACTTTTAAATACGTAGAAGCGTTGGCCGAAGCTTCTCTGCAGACAGCTGATACTGCTGCTGTTTGATGATGTCCAGAGAGTCACTGAGAACCTGCAGaggcaagaaaagaaaaaaaaaaaacagtaattaaCATTTAACAGTGTTAATTCCTTCTAAAGACACACCAAAACAATTAATGGCAGGTCATGAAATAGAAACCAAATCGGACTTGCCTTTCTGGTGTGCTGTGGCAGAATGACTCCATCGTCCCACATCCTCCCGGAGGAAAAGAAAGCCGAGCTTTCCTCCTCCAACCTCCTGTTCAGCTTCTCCTCCTGCTTCTTCTGCTCGCCCTCCTGCTCATCATCGGGAGAAAGCAGAGAGGCAGCGTGACCCGGAGCCGTCATGGACACTCTGGCGTTGGGCCACAGGAACAGGAAGTTGGGGTCAAATGCCCGTCCGCACTGGAGACACAACACAAACAAGACCGCAAACTTAATCTTATTTGAGCATACTGCATgatcatttttataaaataacagCCAACGTATATGTACAACACTAAAtgggtaaaataaataaataacatcgaaTGTTTCAATTAGATTTTAGTCAATTTAGGagcatctgtttttttttttttttagagcagAGAGACATCACCTTGAACTTTGGTCCGCTTTATTACTCTTCTATGTTTGGATCCAACAAAAGTGTACACCTGCTCTTATTTTTACAGAATTCATATTTGTTTAAGGGAAAGTGAGTGGGACAGACTAATAAAGGCACTGATGTTACTGAAAAGTAGAGATGTTTTTACAACTGTAATCGGTGTATGTAGCTTGTTTAGAACTTTATGTAACAGATGAAacgataaaataaattatttttttggtgTTAATACTGATCAGCTTCATTGTGTTTGCGACGTATAAAAATCAAGGGTATATTCAATAACACATTCAAAATAACTTGAGACGAGCAAAAAAGACAGATAAAGATGTTTCAATTAGTTTGTTTCTATTTCTAGAAACAAACGAGCAAAAAAAGACCCGAAACATCTGGATCAATACTGATCAATACTCACTTGGCATCAACACAAAAGGTTTGTATTTGTAGGTTTTCAGGCTGCACATGATTCATGCTTTCAGGTTAAGGGCCGTTCACAGAGTCGCTCACCATAGCATAGCTGTCGGCGCCATGGCAACCACCAATCACCACGGTGATTTTAGGGACAGCGGCACATGCTACGGCTGACATCATCGAACCCTGAGCCTTCAGACGATTACTGTTCATCTCTGCCTGGATGAAAAGCAGAGAGAATAACGATCAGAGacgaaaacaaagaaagaaaagggttTTCCACCGTTATACGACCTTAAAAATTCAAAAGGCTAAACTTTATTCCAGAAAGATTTGCATTTCTGAagctgtttttaattatttattttcagcattttttgcACTTCTCCACAACCTCTGAGTCGGACAGCCTGTTTGTGATTTTCTGTGAATGGATACCTGCTCCGTGGACAGTGTTAGTGGTGCTGCGGGAGCCGTGTTCTGGAGGAAGACGAGTGGGACGTCTCTCTGATCACACAGCTGGATGAAATGGGTTCCTTTCAGTGCAGCCTTGTTTGAAAGCTCTCCGTTGTTGGCTACTATTCCCACCAGGTTGCTAGAAAAATACACACACCACATGCTCTATTGTCTTTAGACTCCCCAAGTGATTAGAATTGATTTCAAAGTGTTAGTGGTTTATAGTGAAAGTGAGGGATCCGTTGTATCCCACAATAGAAAACTCATATGACCTCACACTAGAAGAAATCGACTTATCTATTGTGTACCCATGTATCTTTGCAAAGCCAGTGACGAGAGTGGTTCCATAGCGAGCTTTAAACTCCTGGAAGCAGCTCCCATCTGTCAGCCGACTGATTATCTGGACAGACAAAGAAGTCGTTAGTGTGTAATTCAGGGATACACAACGTGAGGTCTACGACTACTCGATCCACACAGCCAAcagctttgtgtgtttgtgttgtcgTCTGCCGTACCATTTTAACATCCAGGCTGTATGTGTAACTCTGAGGAGCGAGACCCAGCAGCTCCTCTGAGCTGTAAAGCGGCTCCTCTTCTGCTTTCCTCTTCGTcatatcctcctcttcctcaggcaGTTGGAAATTGAGGGTGGATATGATGTTTCTAGTGTAAGTGAACGCCTCCTTTTCCTCCCACGCAAAGTGGTCCACACCCCCACTCACCCtggggggggggagaaaaaaccCAGGGTCACTTGACAGACGGGGATGCAAACTTCTGTTTGGGGGTTTGTTTGATTTATGGACCTACTCGGCGTGAAGCCTGGCTCCTCCCAGGTCTTCTGGTGTCACCTCCTCTCCTGTAGCAGCTTTCACGAGTGGAGGTCCTCCCAGGAAAATGGTTCCTATCCGGTGCACCATGACCGTCTCCTCCGCCATTGTAGGGATGTAAGCTCCACCCGCTGTGCACGAGCCGCAAACAACCGCCACCTTAAATATTAAGGATTTTTAAATCAACACAGAATGATTGGAACTTTTGGTTTTACATGGACTTAATGATCTTGGCATATATAGAAAATAATTGATCATATTTAGTTTGAGAAGGGGTAGCACGATAGCTTGGTGATTAGAACTGTTGCCtcgcagcaagaaggttcctggttcgaatACAGAGAGGGGTAACAGTTGTGTGACCACTATGCACTAAATAATAATGTATGTGCAATGCATTGCATGTGTATTCTGCTTTAGTTTTATGATTACTGGTGCTTTTCCAAAaaacttaaaagaaaaacacatttgttttaaatgataaaaagtCTGTAAGTATGgcagatttaaaagaagaaaaaaaaacttttcataaCCCCATATTAACCATGTTGTGTAAACTGTACACTTAACTGGGCCCATTCGCTGCACAGTTTCATCATTTTTACCAGTTACGATACAGTTACATCCCAGACGGTCtttaaacgcagtaaaggaGTAGAAAATGGACACAGTTCCTGTAGggcaaacattaaaaaaagaagggaacTGTTGTCCAAGACGGCCTTGTGTAATTAAATGAAATGTTGAGCATTCCATGGTGTTATTTTGTAGACCCAGAGTTCAAAACAGAATTATCCTACAAATGTTCAATTAATTCTCGACATCAGCTAATTCAGTATAAGGTTACACATAGACTTTATTATTCATGTGCTACTTGGCActtaatttttttcctcatccTCTTCATCATTATGCATGAAATACAAACAGTCAGATAGTACCCTGGCTCCTGTTGTATGATTTTCACACCAGACTTCATGGGTTCAAGGACCCAACAACTGAAATCATTGTGTGAAGTTTCCCATTTTGTTCTGAGGTTTATGGACACGATCTCCCACCCAAATCAGACACAGGTCTCCTTGATGGGTCTCAAAAGCTTGATATTAAGCAGCTGGGAGGTTCTATCTATCCAGTATGGAATAGATGCTAATAACGTCATTCTCAGAGTCTGGAATAAAGACACACCTCCAAGTTCGGAAGCTCTCATACACCTTACATACGGAGGAAATTTGATTTCAAGTCTCAGGAAAACCAGACAGACTTCATCAGATATTGCACCCGTGTCTTGATTACATCACATTGTGGAGAGAAGCCTCATGACACCTCAATGTTTTTCCTGTATCTGCCTATCTGTCCCCTTGTAATAACAAAAAAGATGTAATATGATTATATCTACAGAAATGTTCCTTTTACAGCACAGATTGTTTTTGTCTTGGTTAGGGGTGGGACAGGTGGTGAGGAAGGAGTAATAGTTTGATCTTTGCTTTCACATTTAGTTTTATATatttgaaaatgaataaataaagtagAACCCCAACTCCACATCTTTATCTCCATCTAACTTAAACTTCAAGTTAGGCAACATTTACTATAAATATACATAGATGTGGCAAAAAAGTGATATGTTAAAGTCTTTAGGAAAACgcttttaaagcatttaaaacaaaaaaaaagtcacaatgaaTCTCTTTGAACACATTCCAAACGCCATAACCTTCTTACCTGGGGGATCTTCATGGCAGACATGATGGCTTCATTGTAGAATGTCCTTCCGCCCTGGTTCTTGTCAGGAAAGATCTCTGACTAGACATCAATACACAAAAAgggaaatggaaaataaatatcaTCCAATCTGATTCAGTTAGCAGTCATTCTTCTGAGAAAACACTGTTCACGTTTTGATCCTAAATGCTGATTAAATCCTAGCTGTGCATGTGAACCTGCAGTGGTAGAAAAGCTCCGCCAGAGTCGACCAGGTAGACACAAGGCAGGCGGTTCTGGATTGCTATTTCTTGTGCTCGTAGTTGCTTCTTCACTGTGATTGGATACGCTGTGCCACCTTTCACAGTTGCATCGTTGGCAATAAACACGCACCATAGCCCATTGATCCTGCCGATGCCtgaaaatatacacacacacaaacaaaaacaactgagAAAAGTAGGAAATAAATAGAGTATAAAAAACCAACATCGTTGTACAGGTAAGATTATGAAGTCTACAGTCAGAAGAAAAGATACAGGATTGTAGCTGGAGGTTTCTAACCGGTCAGACAGCCAGCTGAAGGGATGTCCCCGTATGCCAGACCCAAACCAGCAAATGGCGAGAGCTCCAGGAATTCCTCGTCATCCAACAGGAGCTTCAGCCGATCACTAACCAGCAACTTCCTGTTTCTCTGAGTGTGTCTGGATATGGCGTTCTCCCCTCCCCCTTTCCTTACCTTCTCCCTGAACTCTGTGTACctatcagagaaaaaaaagagctatAGATaagaaatattttgtatctttttttctataaatatatacacacacatatacatattttatcatgagatattttttaattaacagAACAAGacaaaacacccatataaataCTCTCATAATCCATTTTTTCCTCATATTGTCTTCTTTAGCGGATTTCAAAGAATTTAAAACAAGTATTTCACTTTTAAATAACatataattcaattaaattatgaACTGGAAAGATTAAGTTGAGCAAATCTAATAAAAAGCTGAAGGCGTTTGCTGCTGACCTGAATAAAACCTACTTCTTATGGCAGGCGATGCTGTTTCTCAGGTTTGCTTCATACACGTGACGCTGGATGGGCTGCAGAGGCAGGTCCAGCACTGGGAAGAGGCCACGTAGAGCTCTCCTCTTCCCGACCGTGGAGCTCATACAGCGGACTGAACCCTGCCAGTGCTGCTCAGCAAACCTGTGGTTCAAGAGTTATACGAAAAAAGAAACTTCAAAACTTGATATTTATTCGATAACCAAGAAAAATATGACAATCACAAAGCAGAACTTGGCAATCTGCAAAAATGTAAGTTGTGTTATGCTACtgtataaaaaaattataatgataacaataacaataatgatcCTGTCAGAGCTGCCTGAAGGAGACCCCTCTGTCTTTGCTATCTGCCTTGAGGAAGGCCTacatggccgaaacatgttggcattttaactttttctaggcattttaactttctgcaagccatgatttaataaaggccttttatatttttccaacttcttgagtgcctcggctttttcttgtttttgaatcttttggatccccatgccgaagagcacctgaagtaCACTCTTTTttacacccagcagcactccatgcatTTGTAGTTGCCTTAATGATCCTGTTATGTTGTCAGTAAATAATCTATTTGATAATATTTTTAGAAAACCTGGATTAACACGTAATAATGACTGTATTATGATATATGCTTTACATAAACAgtataaatgtacatatttttGTCCCTAAATGGCAAAGAAATAGCACTCAGATGAAAGACTGCACTGATTTTATCTACCTGGTATGagttgtaataaataaataaagaaaggaaaagttTGGAAACCTTCTTGGTCAATAGATAAGATgtgttctttctttgttttttactgattacatttatttgttgtattttataaCCCACGTGGGCATGCATGATATATACAggacaaaaaagttaaatgcgctTTTATAACTGTCATTTTATTACTTACATAGTACATATTTGTATTTTACCAGAATATTGACCATTATCACGTTTGCTGAACTATTAATTAAATACAAAAGTGAGGACAATGTGCCACTTCTGTAGCTCTGTCAGGTCAATGATGAAACAACAAGCTCtagtgtctttttcttctaaataatataaaataaatgaatatactCATAAGTGAACGTTTTTGTAATTAGTTATAGTTGACTTAAACTTGTCAGCTAAAGTGTGTCAAAGGTCGTCTGAAGGCGCCTCCAGTGACATATAAATGAATGTTATCGACAGGTTAGTATATGGATAAGATCGGGCGTCTTACCTTAACATGCAGCGGTgcatgttttactgtgtttggtGTAATAATACAGCTAATACTGCAagttttaaaaactaaaatgatccaCAAATTCTGGCTCCATTGCCAGTGCGATGCAAACAGAAGAAATTCTCCTTCGTGACTTTAAAGGGAAGCTATGCCtttctaaaggctgatttatggtcccacgtcaccccaacgcagagcctacgccgtagttacgcggcgatgcgcaccgtatgtgcgcgtcgccgcgttacCTACGGCGAgtttacgccgtaccctacggcgtaggctctgcgtcgatttaacgcggaaccataattcaggtttaacgcATTACCTCCCTCTGGAGGAGTGGAGGCGGACGTGCGGCTTGGTATTGCTGTGCAGTTTCAAATATATAACAAGGatgatataataacaataataacgataataataatatcatttGGCGTTTTATAAGACTTTATGTGTGAGTTACTGCACAAATTAAGATATGGATAGACGTATGTTTTAGGTTCAACCGACCtgcttatccatccatccatccatccatccatccatccatccatccatccatccatccatccatccatccatccatccatccatccatccatccatccatccatccatccatccatccatccatccatccatccatccattttctatacccgctttatagtccatgggccagaccagatatcagcaccactcaaggtgacaaaacttgcttataatttttgaaaagatctatgtctatagatgatattttggtatgataaccttcctgagtcgcagctgtatcatagttatcagctcatgaagtcacccacccccttcagaaaattacattttagatgctggtgcatatcctggtttagactcatgtacaggatatctgtcaatgtttcacaatattgtctctggtatcattttaaaggggacctttagagcattcattcaagctaagatgtgaatctttctgaccaacatagaggtcactgcagctctttaaactattaacaacacacatttttacacaatttttgcCTAagtgatatactatcttttagccctgtgtcatctaggaacaacagagacgtATAATTAAAAAACCgaaatactcacaggaccataaggattcaggaaatgtatcacatcttagcttgaatgaatgcttcaaaggtcccctttaaaatgataccaaagacaatattgtgaaacattgacagctatcctgtacatgagtctaaaccaggatatgcaccagcatctaaaatgtaattttctgaagggggtgggtaagaTCATGAGCTGATCATACCAAAATAcaatctatagacatggatcttttcaaaaatcataagtaagttttgccaccttgagtggtactgacaagtgaaattttggggtctggcccatggactattatcctttgcagggtcgggggttctgctggagcctatcccagctcattacaggcgagaggcaagGGTACAaactggacaggtcgccagtccattagggccacatatacagacaaacaaccagacatactcacactcacacctacgggcaatttagaatcatcaattaacctactatgcatgttttgtttttgtttggactgtgggaagacGCCAGAATACAACATGCAAACTCCCCGACCTGCTTAATAGAGTTTAACATTGTTTCATGCTCAATGGAGGGGAGATAACcacataataatgtaataataggtGTTTACCACTAGAGGGAGCTGTCTCtatatttcttaatttttaAATTAGACTGTTTTTGTTATCTTTGTCTTAATTTCTTAATTGACACAAAAAGCAAGTTTATTGCTTGAATTTATTATTCAAAGTACAGCTCAGGTTTCAGGaaaatacttaaataaaaataaaatgacaaataacAGCAATTACGAGCAAACTTGTtcattaaaatgttattaaaactTTAGAAGTAGGCTTAGAATACCTGAAGTTTATGTTATTGGTTTTTAATTTCTCTATTTActtttttgtgattttcttttttgctttgtttaaaTTTTCTGGCAATTTTGAAACATCCTGTATATAATATTATTGTCTTTTTATGTATTCTAATTTAACTTATACATGAATTCAGGTTTTTATTACTCACTTAACTGATTGTTGTGGGTTATCTATTTACTTGTCAACCTTTAGACATCACTGGCAACTAGATAAAGGAACATTGATACAAATCCCATTATTTTGGGATGGTGTGGTCCAATGGCTCTGGTTTTGTGTTGTTCTGAGGATtcaggaggtgtgtgtgtgtgtgtgtgtgtgtgtgtgtgtgtgtgtgtgtgtgtgtgtatgtgtgtgtgtatacattagTTGTTTCAATCATAAAATTCTGAAAATATGTCAACATAAAGCATTGAAAAAAACTTGTCGAAACTTGATTGAAATGATCAAGCAAAATAACAGTTTATTCTAATCAgaaaatgcatttttcttttctgtgaCAGTTCCTTACTTATTacacattttcaaaatatatttacattttaatgtCTTAATGAAAGAAAATATGTTCTTTacgaatacattaaaattaaaaataaaaaaaaaaaaattatacaaatccCATTATTTAGGGAATATCTGGCCCAATGGCTCTGGTTTTGTTGGTTGTTCTGAGGATTCAGGAGgaggagagtgtgtgtgtgtgtgtgtgtgtgtgtgtgtgtgtgtgtgtgtgtgtgtgtgtgtgtgtgtgtgtgtgtgtgtgtgtgtgtgtgtgtgtgtgtgtgtgtgtgtgtgtgtgtgtgtgtgtgtgtgtgtgtgtgtgtgtgtgtgtgtgtgtgtgtgtgtgtgtgtgtgtgtgtgtgtgtgtgtgtgtcagacagGCAGCAGAAGGAGTCACGGCAGCAGTTTTGGAGCCCAGCCGGGAAAGCTGCGTCCGAGACGGGAGAACTAACAAGGAGGCTTCCGCGATGACTTGGGGAACTGAGCTCTGGGTGAGTTCAAATAAAACTCCCGAAGTGGACTCCTGAGCTGACTATTCGTGCTGTTCGGTTTGCGTTTGAACGCGGGCAACCAGGGGGActttttttttgggaggtggTGGCGGGGGGAAATGAAGTGGAAGAAAGGTGCCTCGCCGGCTAACAGGCTAAAGCTAAAGCACCTACAGCggctgaagcctgatttatggttccgcgttaaatcgacgcagtacctacgccgtagaggtgcgcgtcgccgcgtaccatacggcgtaggctctgcgtcggtgtaacgcggaaccataaatcagccttgacagcGGAACAAAAGGCGGACGGTGTCCGACGCTCGGGGCACCTCGGCCGGCCACTGCGCACCGGGCAGCGCCGCCGCCCCGCGAAGGTCACTTGTTAACTTTAAGAACCGTGCcggctattattattattattatcattattgttattaataataattataataataataatattgtttgTCAAGCAAGTTGTGAAGTTGTGTTTacagtgcatgtgtgtgtgcgtgtcacaCCCTGATTCTGGTGGAAGGACACGGCCATCTAATCCTGCTGCTGCAGGCTCCCCTTAAACCCAACCTCAACTTCACATCATGCACTCACTGATTATTACCGTGGCCTGTCTCTTTGTTGCCAGTCTTTTGTCTTAACCTCCACGTGATGTGAAAAGAAAGACCAATGCTTACATCAACAGAAGCAACCAACCCGCATCAGGACGTAATAAATCTCCCCAATGCTTGTCCTGCCTCCATATTAAAACTGTGACTGACTGTAACCAAGTAGCATTAGATTTTAACTGTGAAGTCAGTCATACATGACTTGCAGTAGGTATCAGACTGAACGATGATCTAATATGGGCTTCATTCCAGCCCAGGATATTTTTTACGATTGTGGCATTAATTTATTGGGACATTATTTGTTCAAATATCTGTTTCCTTTCTGTATATTTTCGGGTGGTGGCCAGCAGAAGCTGTGTAACCAGAGAGGCAGCCGGCATCATCCCCCCACCCCGCCGCCGCctttatgcatgtgtgtgtgtgtgtgtgtgtgtgtgtgtatgtgtttttatgtgtgtgtgtgtgtgtttgtgtatgtgtgtatgtgtgtgtgtgtgtgtgtgtgtgtgcagagtcAGAGGAGGAGGGGATACCTCATATCACTGGGATGATACTCCTCCAGCTAACCTCGTGGTTGTTTCCTGCAGGCTGAAATAAGCTCATTTTTGTCCCATAGCTGTAACATAACCATGGTCCTACGCACAAAGAGATCACTGTTTCCTCATGTGAGATTCAAAAGGATCTGGAAAGGAAGCACATGGGGACACAGATATGATTCGTAAGGTTTTGTCCTCTCGCCATTCAGGTTTTCCCATTaagtttttcttccttttagtCCTCATATGTAGAAATATGAATAGCGCACACAGAGTCACTGGTGTCATATATTCCCAGCCAAGGAAATTGGATGAGATTATTAAAACCttgctctttttgttttttggcatGTAAATGTGCTGAAGTTGCACAGAAAACATATGAAAAAGCAACATTTCACATTTGGGAGGCTGAAGCGAATGTGGATTTGCACCAGCTATGTATCTGTCTGCATCAGTTTTGCCTCACAGAGAGTGGGGGATTTTGGGTATTCAGCCAGCACTGACCATCTAGCATACTGTCctgcaaaaatgtttttctttcactcCGCTATGAAGCAGGTCTTTGTTCACTATTGCCATTTTCAGAACAACATACTATACTACTGTTGTAGTCAGATTTTCCCAAATTATAGCTGTACAACTGTAGAGTCTACTGTATGTGACTGGTGTATTACTTCCAAAAGATATTTCCATTTGAGCTGTTAATCTGTTTTGCTTAATGTATCCCATAATGCATTGGTCATCTACAGTTTAAGTATGTCACAGTGGTCAAGTGGCTTGCTTCCATGGCAAAACATCATTACTTTTATAGAGCAACACTAAATACTAATGATTACTGTTGTACTAGTATACAGTGCATATTATGTGGTTTCACCCCCAATTCACCTCCAATTCACCTCGCACCTAATTGGCGATTCAGTTTGATTGGGGTTGCAACATTCAGCTGATACGAGTTTGCTTTCACGGTGAAGTTTGTCGATTGAAACCAAACAACCAAACGTTGAATAACGTATTCCCCTCCTCGCCTGCTGCATCAAGAATTTCGGAAGGGGAGACAAACCATGAAGACGAAAACTTGCTCATCTATTGGTTAATGCAGGACAACTTTCCTGTTAGTAATTTGAAAACGTCATTATATTTGTGGGGGCTTGTCAGCAATTGTGGTATATTTCCATCCAACCACACTTCTATTCGAGCTTTTACTTTGTCCTCAGTCTACATCTGACCAAGAGACCTGCAATGCCCCATGCTGCAGTCCACTTTCTGTATTTGGTTTGCTTGAAATGGACCGAGACATTCATCCGTAGGAGGGCCAGAGTTCTCTACTTTGATCTGCATCAGAGTTCAATTGCACTTTCACACCTTCCCAAATGAACCTGACTTTCCGAGCAAATAAAGTGGTCCATTTAATGCAAACCAAACAGGGTTGGTGTGAATGCACCCGTATTTTTCTACAACAGAGAAAATCTGCGATGAAGTAGAAAATACTCGAAATTGAAGAAGTTGGAGAAATGGCTGAACAATATTGTTTCCTGCTAATATTATATCTAGCCGCTACCGAGTCAGCGCAAAGGCCCCAACCATGGCAAGGACATGTTTCAACCCTTTAGAAGTTCCCTAAAATCCTTGTTGCAGGTCTGTTCCTGGAAATGGAGACCGGGGTCTTTGATTTAGGTGCTCAAAACGAAAGAGTAGCACACAACTCAGATTGttcaagattttttatttttatttttttttagacccCCCCAAGTGGCAGGAACATACTGTATCATTTAGATGTGTATTCACGAAGGACACATGCAAAAAGGTCAAGCCCTAAGGAGGTGCAGTTGGTTGAATATTGGGCCATATACACTCTCTGGTGGGAGTGGATCTGGTTTCCTGAATATTTGGTCCAAAGTAAAATACCAAATATCCTTTTATAAAGTCTAagaagaaaatatatttatccAGGATAACATTTACACATAGTCCCCAATTCTCATTAAGGCAAGATTTT encodes:
- the LOC133458569 gene encoding methylcrotonoyl-CoA carboxylase beta chain, mitochondrial-like, yielding MHRCMLRFAEQHWQGSVRCMSSTVGKRRALRGLFPVLDLPLQPIQRHVYEANLRNSIACHKKYTEFREKVRKGGGENAISRHTQRNRKLLVSDRLKLLLDDEEFLELSPFAGLGLAYGDIPSAGCLTGIGRINGLWCVFIANDATVKGGTAYPITVKKQLRAQEIAIQNRLPCVYLVDSGGAFLPLQSEIFPDKNQGGRTFYNEAIMSAMKIPQVAVVCGSCTAGGAYIPTMAEETVMVHRIGTIFLGGPPLVKAATGEEVTPEDLGGARLHAEVSGGVDHFAWEEKEAFTYTRNIISTLNFQLPEEEEDMTKRKAEEEPLYSSEELLGLAPQSYTYSLDVKMIISRLTDGSCFQEFKARYGTTLVTGFAKIHGNLVGIVANNGELSNKAALKGTHFIQLCDQRDVPLVFLQNTAPAAPLTLSTEQAEMNSNRLKAQGSMMSAVACAAVPKITVVIGGCHGADSYAMCGRAFDPNFLFLWPNARVSMTAPGHAASLLSPDDEQEGEQKKQEEKLNRRLEEESSAFFSSGRMWDDGVILPQHTRKVLSDSLDIIKQQQYQLSAEKLRPTLLRI